A portion of the Pseudomonas protegens CHA0 genome contains these proteins:
- a CDS encoding GlxA family transcriptional regulator translates to MGRSVAVLVFPGVQALDVTGPMDVFCEANRFLPAEDHYRLRVIGVEAGAQACSNGLLLQAHCSFTQALEPFDLLLVAGGPQVPGSQFSPAFYAWLREACARAKGFGSICNGAFILARAGLLEGRTVTTHWSDAPALAALCPGTRVEADRLYVRDGRLFTSAGVTAGIDLSLYLLAQDHGAGVALSVAKRLVVFTQRTGGQSQFSPFLLPQAETTSTVARVQQHVQDRLQADLSIAELARAVNMSPRNFARVFVREAGVTPAEFVEGARMDAARGMLERSAAPLKTVAYACGFRDAQHMRSVFNRRLGLTPQQFRLNFSTVPL, encoded by the coding sequence ATGGGTAGAAGCGTTGCCGTGCTGGTTTTTCCGGGTGTCCAGGCCCTCGATGTCACCGGGCCCATGGATGTGTTTTGCGAAGCCAACCGGTTTCTGCCGGCCGAGGATCATTACCGCTTGCGGGTGATTGGCGTCGAGGCTGGGGCGCAGGCCTGTTCCAATGGCCTGCTGTTGCAGGCCCATTGTTCCTTCACCCAGGCCCTGGAGCCCTTTGACCTGTTGCTGGTGGCGGGCGGCCCACAGGTGCCTGGCAGCCAGTTCAGCCCGGCCTTCTACGCCTGGCTGCGCGAGGCCTGCGCCCGGGCCAAGGGCTTCGGCTCGATCTGCAACGGCGCGTTCATCCTGGCCCGGGCCGGGTTGCTGGAAGGGCGCACGGTGACCACCCACTGGAGCGATGCACCGGCGCTGGCTGCGCTGTGCCCTGGCACCCGGGTCGAGGCTGATCGCCTGTACGTCCGGGACGGCAGGCTGTTCACTTCGGCGGGGGTCACCGCCGGCATCGACCTGTCGCTGTACCTGCTGGCCCAGGATCATGGTGCGGGGGTGGCCCTGAGCGTGGCCAAGCGTCTGGTGGTGTTCACCCAGCGCACGGGGGGGCAGTCGCAGTTCAGCCCGTTTCTGCTGCCCCAGGCCGAGACCACCTCCACCGTGGCTCGGGTCCAGCAGCATGTGCAGGACCGGTTGCAGGCGGACCTGAGCATTGCCGAGCTGGCCCGGGCGGTGAACATGAGCCCGCGCAACTTTGCCCGAGTGTTCGTTCGAGAAGCGGGGGTGACTCCGGCGGAATTTGTCGAAGGCGCGCGGATGGATGCGGCGCGGGGGATGCTCGAACGCAGCGCGGCGCCGCTCAAGACCGTGGCCTACGCCTGCGGTTTTCGCGATGCCCAGCACATGCGCAGCGTGTTCAACCGGCGCCTGGGGCTGACCCCGCAACAGTTCCGCCTGAACTTCAGCACCGTACCCTTGTAG
- a CDS encoding HD domain-containing protein has translation MSSTIAGIRIPDSALARATTEYIRDVESDLLYHHSRRVFLFGALSGERRQLAYDPQLLYVGAMFHDLGLVEGLRSADQRFEVDGANAARDFLQPYGLSADDIEQVWLSIALHTTPGIPQHLRPTVALVTAGVEMDVLGIDYAAFPAAQREAVVHAHPRGEGFKECIICAFADGLRHRPQTTFGNVKTDVLADQQPGFKALNFVEVIRRSPWQS, from the coding sequence ATGAGCTCCACCATCGCCGGGATCCGGATACCCGACAGCGCCCTGGCCCGGGCCACCACCGAGTACATCCGCGATGTCGAATCCGACCTGCTTTATCACCACTCGCGCCGGGTGTTCCTGTTCGGCGCCCTGAGCGGCGAACGCCGGCAGCTGGCTTACGACCCGCAGTTGCTCTACGTCGGCGCCATGTTCCACGACCTGGGGTTGGTGGAGGGCCTGCGCAGCGCCGACCAGCGCTTCGAAGTCGACGGCGCCAACGCCGCACGCGACTTTCTCCAGCCCTACGGCCTCAGCGCCGACGATATCGAGCAGGTCTGGCTGTCCATCGCCTTGCACACCACCCCAGGCATCCCCCAGCACCTGCGCCCTACCGTGGCCCTGGTCACCGCCGGGGTCGAGATGGATGTGCTGGGCATCGACTACGCCGCGTTCCCCGCGGCCCAGCGTGAAGCCGTGGTCCACGCCCACCCGCGCGGTGAAGGCTTCAAGGAATGCATCATCTGCGCCTTCGCCGACGGCCTGCGCCATCGCCCGCAAACCACCTTCGGCAACGTCAAGACCGACGTCCTGGCCGACCAGCAGCCAGGGTTCAAGGCGTTGAATTTCGTCGAGGTGATTCGCCGTTCACCCTGGCAATCCTGA
- a CDS encoding ABC transporter permease subunit → MKRFSFSSLMLVLGLLFIYLPMLILVIYSFNASKLVTVWGGWSIKWYIGLLDNQQLMGSVMRSLEIACYTAVAAVALGTLAAFVLTRITRFKGRTLFGGLVTAPLVMPEVITGLSLLLLFVAMAQAVGWPQERGIVTIWIAHTTFCAAYVAVVVSARLRELDLSIEEAAMDLGARPWKVFFLITIPMIAPSLAAGGMMSFALSLDDLVLASFVSGPGSTTLPMEVFSAVRLGVKPEINAVASLILLAVSLVTFLVWFFSRRAEEARKRAIQQAIEESAADSWKQPDVRRAQAPETA, encoded by the coding sequence ATGAAGCGCTTCAGTTTCTCCAGCCTGATGCTGGTGCTCGGCCTGTTGTTCATCTACCTGCCGATGCTGATCCTGGTGATCTACTCGTTCAACGCCTCCAAGCTGGTGACGGTGTGGGGCGGCTGGTCAATCAAGTGGTACATCGGCCTGCTGGATAACCAGCAACTGATGGGCTCGGTGATGCGCTCCCTGGAAATCGCCTGCTACACCGCTGTAGCGGCGGTGGCACTGGGCACCCTGGCGGCGTTCGTGCTGACCCGGATCACCCGCTTCAAGGGCCGTACCCTGTTCGGTGGCCTGGTCACCGCGCCGCTGGTGATGCCGGAAGTGATCACCGGTCTTTCCTTGCTGCTGCTGTTCGTGGCCATGGCCCAGGCGGTCGGCTGGCCTCAGGAGCGCGGCATCGTCACCATCTGGATCGCCCACACCACGTTCTGCGCCGCCTATGTGGCAGTGGTGGTGTCGGCCCGCCTGCGTGAGCTGGACCTGTCCATCGAAGAGGCGGCCATGGACCTGGGCGCGCGGCCGTGGAAGGTGTTCTTCCTGATCACCATCCCGATGATCGCGCCTTCGCTGGCGGCCGGCGGCATGATGTCCTTCGCCCTGTCCCTGGATGACCTGGTACTGGCCAGCTTCGTCTCCGGCCCGGGTTCCACCACCTTGCCGATGGAAGTGTTCTCGGCGGTGCGCCTGGGGGTGAAGCCGGAGATCAACGCCGTGGCCAGCCTGATCCTGCTGGCGGTGTCCCTGGTGACCTTCCTGGTCTGGTTCTTCAGCCGGCGCGCCGAAGAAGCCCGCAAGCGGGCGATCCAGCAGGCCATCGAGGAAAGCGCTGCCGACTCCTGGAAACAGCCGGACGTGCGTCGGGCCCAGGCGCCGGAAACCGCCTGA
- a CDS encoding ABC transporter permease subunit, which yields MPGGRQLVIGVPFIWLFLFFMLPFFIVLKISFAEADVAIPPYTEIYSYVDQKLQLLLNLGNYAMLGDDELYIAAYLGSLKMAFFSTILCLLIGYPMAYAIASARKELQTVLVLLIMMPTWTAILIRVYAWMGILSNNGLLNGFLMSMGWINEPLQILNTNIAVYIGVVYSYLPFMILPLYANLVKHDTSLLEAAADLGSSTFNSFWKITVPLSKNGIIAGCMLVFIPVVGEFVIPELLGGPETLMIGKVLWQEFFNNRDWPVASALAVVMLAILIVPIILFNRSQAKEMEGKE from the coding sequence ATTCCCGGTGGCCGTCAGCTGGTCATCGGGGTTCCGTTCATCTGGCTGTTCCTGTTCTTCATGCTGCCGTTCTTCATCGTCCTGAAGATCAGCTTCGCCGAAGCGGACGTGGCCATTCCGCCGTACACCGAGATCTACAGCTACGTCGACCAGAAGCTGCAGTTGCTGCTGAACCTGGGCAACTACGCGATGCTCGGCGACGACGAACTCTATATCGCCGCCTACCTCGGCTCGCTGAAGATGGCGTTCTTCAGCACCATCCTCTGCCTGCTGATCGGCTACCCGATGGCCTACGCCATCGCCAGTGCCCGCAAGGAATTGCAGACGGTGCTGGTGCTGCTGATCATGATGCCGACCTGGACCGCGATCCTGATCCGCGTCTATGCCTGGATGGGCATCCTCAGCAATAACGGCCTGCTCAATGGCTTCCTGATGTCCATGGGCTGGATCAACGAGCCGCTGCAGATCCTCAACACCAACATCGCGGTGTATATCGGGGTGGTCTATTCCTACCTGCCGTTCATGATCCTGCCGCTGTACGCGAACCTGGTGAAACACGACACCAGCCTGCTGGAGGCCGCGGCCGACCTGGGTTCGAGTACCTTCAACAGCTTCTGGAAAATCACCGTGCCGCTGTCCAAGAACGGCATCATCGCCGGCTGCATGCTGGTGTTCATCCCGGTGGTGGGTGAGTTCGTGATTCCGGAACTGCTGGGCGGTCCGGAAACCCTGATGATCGGCAAGGTGCTGTGGCAAGAGTTCTTCAACAACCGTGACTGGCCGGTGGCTTCCGCCCTGGCGGTGGTGATGCTGGCGATCCTGATTGTGCCGATCATCCTGTTCAACCGCAGTCAGGCCAAGGAAATGGAGGGCAAGGAATGA
- a CDS encoding ABC transporter ATP-binding protein, which produces MAVASGAYKKALEGDQTPKQVLVKIDRVTKKFDETVAVDDVSLEIKKGEIFALLGGSGSGKSTLLRMLAGFERPTEGRIFLDGVDITDMPPYERPINMMFQSYALFPHMTVAQNIAFGLKQDKIPSAEIDARVAEMLKLVQMSQYAKRKPHQLSGGQRQRVALARSLAKRPKLLLLDEPMGALDKKLRSQMQLELVEIIERVGVTCVMVTHDQEEAMTMAERIAIMHLGWIAQIGSPIDIYETPVSRLVCEFIGNVNIFEGEVVDDAEGHALITCKDLDRSIYVGHGISTSVQDKSVTYAIRPEKLLVTAEMPTCEYNWSSGKVHDIAYLGGHSVFYVELPSGKLVQSFVANAERRGARPTWGDQVYVWWEDDSGVVLRS; this is translated from the coding sequence ATGGCAGTTGCCTCCGGCGCCTATAAGAAAGCCCTCGAGGGCGACCAGACACCTAAGCAGGTGCTGGTCAAAATCGACCGGGTCACGAAGAAGTTCGACGAGACGGTTGCCGTGGACGATGTGTCCCTGGAAATCAAGAAGGGCGAGATCTTCGCCCTGCTCGGCGGTTCGGGTTCAGGCAAGTCCACCTTGCTGCGGATGCTGGCCGGCTTCGAACGGCCAACGGAGGGGCGAATCTTCCTCGATGGTGTAGACATCACTGACATGCCGCCTTACGAGCGGCCGATCAACATGATGTTCCAGTCCTACGCCTTGTTCCCCCACATGACCGTGGCGCAGAACATCGCCTTCGGTCTCAAGCAGGACAAGATCCCCAGCGCGGAAATCGACGCCCGGGTGGCGGAGATGCTCAAGCTGGTGCAGATGAGCCAGTACGCCAAGCGCAAGCCGCACCAGCTCTCCGGCGGCCAGCGCCAGCGCGTGGCCCTGGCCCGTTCCCTGGCCAAGCGTCCCAAGCTGCTCTTGCTGGACGAGCCCATGGGCGCCCTGGACAAGAAGCTGCGCTCGCAGATGCAGTTGGAGCTGGTGGAGATCATCGAGCGCGTGGGCGTGACCTGCGTAATGGTGACCCACGACCAGGAAGAGGCCATGACCATGGCCGAACGCATCGCCATCATGCACCTGGGCTGGATCGCCCAGATCGGCAGCCCGATCGACATCTACGAGACCCCGGTCAGCCGCCTGGTCTGCGAATTCATCGGCAACGTCAACATCTTCGAGGGTGAAGTGGTGGACGATGCCGAGGGCCACGCCCTGATCACCTGCAAGGACCTGGACCGCAGCATCTATGTCGGCCACGGCATCAGCACTTCGGTGCAGGACAAATCGGTGACCTACGCGATCCGCCCGGAAAAGCTCCTGGTGACTGCCGAGATGCCGACCTGCGAGTACAACTGGTCCAGCGGCAAGGTCCACGACATTGCCTACCTGGGCGGCCACTCGGTGTTCTACGTCGAGCTGCCGAGCGGCAAACTGGTGCAATCCTTCGTCGCCAACGCCGAGCGCCGTGGTGCGCGGCCGACCTGGGGTGACCAGGTCTACGTCTGGTGGGAAGACGACAGCGGCGTGGTACTGCGCTCATGA
- a CDS encoding polyamine ABC transporter substrate-binding protein gives MPISLFRKAMLAAAGLTLMAGVQAAPTVHIYNWSDYIGQNTLAEFEKATGIKPVYDVFDSNETLEGKLLAGRTGYDVVVPSNHFLGKQIKAGAFQKLDKSLLTHYSNLDPVLLKRLEMNDPGNQYAVPYLWGTNGIGYNVDKVKAALGVDKIDSWSVLFEPENIKKLNSCGVAFLDSADEMMPTVLNYLGLNANSTNPQDYKKAEATLLAVRPYVTYFHSSKYISDLANGNICVAIGFSGDVFQAKARAADAGKGVNIAYAIPKEGGALWFDMLAIPKDSTNVKQAHAFINYLLQPEVIAQVSDYVGYANPNPGSDKLMEQSIRTDEAVYPPQEVLDKTYVSTELPPNIQRLMTRSWTKVKTGK, from the coding sequence TTGCCTATTTCTTTATTTCGCAAAGCCATGCTGGCCGCCGCCGGCCTGACGCTGATGGCTGGCGTCCAGGCTGCACCGACCGTGCATATTTATAACTGGTCCGATTACATCGGTCAGAACACTCTGGCCGAGTTTGAAAAGGCCACCGGTATCAAGCCGGTGTATGACGTATTCGATTCCAATGAAACCCTGGAAGGCAAGTTGCTGGCCGGCCGTACCGGTTATGACGTGGTCGTGCCGTCCAACCACTTCCTGGGCAAGCAGATCAAGGCCGGGGCTTTCCAGAAGCTCGACAAGAGCCTGCTGACCCACTATTCGAACCTTGACCCGGTACTGCTCAAGCGTCTGGAAATGAACGATCCGGGCAACCAGTACGCGGTGCCGTACCTGTGGGGTACCAACGGCATCGGCTACAACGTCGACAAGGTCAAGGCCGCCCTGGGCGTGGACAAGATCGACTCCTGGAGCGTGCTGTTCGAGCCGGAGAACATCAAGAAGCTCAACAGCTGCGGCGTGGCCTTCCTCGACTCCGCCGACGAGATGATGCCCACGGTCCTCAACTACCTGGGCCTGAACGCCAACAGCACCAACCCCCAGGACTACAAGAAGGCCGAGGCCACGTTACTGGCAGTGCGTCCTTACGTGACCTACTTCCATTCGTCCAAGTACATCTCGGACCTGGCCAACGGCAATATCTGCGTGGCCATCGGGTTTTCCGGCGATGTGTTCCAGGCCAAGGCCCGGGCCGCCGATGCCGGCAAGGGTGTGAACATCGCCTATGCGATTCCGAAGGAGGGCGGTGCCCTGTGGTTCGACATGCTGGCGATCCCCAAGGATTCGACCAACGTCAAGCAGGCCCACGCCTTCATCAACTATTTGCTGCAACCTGAAGTGATCGCTCAGGTCAGTGACTATGTCGGTTATGCCAACCCCAACCCCGGGTCGGACAAGCTGATGGAGCAGTCCATCCGCACCGACGAAGCGGTCTACCCACCGCAGGAAGTGCTCGACAAGACCTACGTGTCCACCGAGTTGCCACCCAATATCCAACGCTTGATGACCCGCAGCTGGACCAAGGTCAAGACGGGTAAATAG
- a CDS encoding polyamine ABC transporter substrate-binding protein produces the protein MKLAGKTLLAMSLMGVMAAAAQADDKVLHVYNWSDYIAPDTIKKFEAESGIKVVYDVFDSNETLEAKLLAGKSGYDVVVPSNNFLAKQIKAGVYQELDRSKLPNWKNLNESLLKAVSVSDPGNKHAFPYMWGSIGIGFNAEKVKAALGADAPTNSWDLLFKPENAEKLKACGVSFLDSPTEMIPVALHYLGYPTDSQDKKQLAEAEALFLKIRPSIAYFHSSKYISDLANGNICVAVGYSGDIYQAKARAAEAGDKVKVSYNIPKEGAGSFYDMVAIPKDAENVEGAYKFMTFLQKPEVMAEITNAVRFPNGNAAATPLVDKDITSDPGVYPPAEVQAKLYAIADLPAATQRILTRSWTKIKSGK, from the coding sequence ATGAAGTTAGCTGGCAAGACCCTCCTCGCCATGTCCCTGATGGGCGTGATGGCGGCGGCGGCACAAGCGGACGATAAAGTGCTGCACGTTTACAACTGGTCCGATTACATCGCGCCGGACACTATCAAGAAGTTTGAAGCCGAGTCGGGCATCAAGGTTGTCTACGACGTGTTCGACAGCAATGAAACCCTGGAAGCCAAGTTGCTCGCCGGCAAGTCCGGTTATGACGTTGTGGTGCCTTCCAACAACTTCCTGGCCAAGCAGATCAAGGCCGGTGTCTACCAGGAACTGGACCGCTCCAAGTTGCCGAACTGGAAGAACCTCAACGAATCGCTGCTCAAGGCGGTTTCGGTGAGCGACCCGGGCAACAAGCATGCCTTCCCTTACATGTGGGGCTCGATCGGTATCGGCTTCAACGCCGAGAAGGTCAAGGCCGCGCTGGGTGCCGATGCACCGACCAACTCCTGGGACCTGCTGTTCAAGCCTGAGAACGCTGAGAAGCTGAAGGCCTGCGGCGTCAGCTTCCTCGATTCGCCAACCGAGATGATTCCGGTGGCGCTGCACTACCTGGGCTACCCGACCGACAGCCAGGACAAGAAGCAACTGGCTGAAGCCGAAGCGCTGTTCCTCAAGATCCGTCCTTCGATCGCCTACTTCCACTCCTCCAAGTACATCTCCGACCTGGCCAACGGCAACATCTGCGTCGCCGTGGGTTACTCGGGCGACATCTACCAGGCCAAGGCCCGTGCCGCCGAAGCCGGTGACAAGGTCAAGGTCAGCTACAACATCCCCAAAGAAGGTGCTGGCAGCTTCTATGACATGGTGGCCATCCCCAAAGACGCGGAAAACGTCGAAGGCGCCTACAAGTTCATGACCTTCCTGCAAAAGCCTGAAGTCATGGCCGAAATCACCAACGCCGTGCGTTTCCCCAACGGTAACGCGGCTGCAACCCCATTGGTCGATAAAGACATCACCAGCGACCCGGGCGTCTACCCGCCAGCTGAGGTGCAGGCCAAGCTGTACGCGATCGCCGACCTGCCGGCCGCGACCCAGCGCATCCTGACCCGCAGCTGGACCAAGATCAAATCCGGCAAATAA
- a CDS encoding aspartate aminotransferase family protein gives MTHKNPQTREWQTLSSDHHLAPFSDFKQLKEKGPRIITHAKGVYLWDSEGNQILDGMAGLWCVAIGYGRDELAEAASKQMRELPYYNLFFQTAHPPVLELSKAIADIAPEGMNHVFFTGSGSEGNDTMLRMVRHYWAIKGQPNKKTIISRVNGYHGSTVAGASLGGMTYMHEQGDLPIPGIVHIPQPYWFAEGGDMSPEEFGIWAANQLEEKILELGVDNVGAFIAEPIQGAGGVIVPPDSYWPRIKEILAKYDILFVADEVICGFGRTGEWFGSDFYDLKPDMMTIAKGLTSGYIPMGGLIVRDEVVAVLNEGGDFNHGFTYSGHPVAAAVALENIRIMREEKIIQRAHEKAAPYLQKRLRELSDHPLVGEVRGVGLLGAIELVKDKATRARYEGRGVGMICRQFCFDNGLIMRAVGDTMIIAPPLVISEAEIDELVAKARKCLDLTLSVLEG, from the coding sequence ATGACTCATAAAAACCCGCAAACCCGCGAGTGGCAAACCCTCAGCAGTGATCACCACCTGGCACCGTTCAGTGACTTCAAGCAACTGAAGGAAAAGGGCCCGCGGATCATCACCCATGCCAAGGGTGTGTACCTCTGGGACAGTGAAGGCAATCAGATTCTCGACGGCATGGCCGGCCTGTGGTGCGTAGCCATCGGCTATGGCCGTGACGAACTGGCGGAAGCCGCCAGCAAGCAAATGCGCGAACTGCCCTATTACAACCTGTTCTTCCAGACTGCCCACCCACCGGTGCTGGAGCTGTCCAAGGCGATCGCCGATATCGCGCCAGAAGGCATGAACCACGTGTTCTTCACCGGTTCCGGCTCCGAAGGCAACGACACCATGCTGCGCATGGTCCGCCACTACTGGGCGATCAAGGGCCAGCCGAACAAGAAAACCATCATCAGCCGGGTCAATGGCTACCACGGTTCCACTGTGGCCGGTGCCAGCCTCGGCGGCATGACCTACATGCACGAGCAGGGCGACTTGCCGATCCCGGGTATCGTCCATATCCCGCAGCCTTACTGGTTCGCCGAAGGCGGCGACATGAGCCCCGAAGAGTTCGGTATCTGGGCCGCCAACCAGCTCGAAGAGAAGATCCTCGAACTGGGCGTGGACAATGTCGGGGCCTTTATCGCCGAACCGATCCAGGGCGCCGGTGGTGTGATCGTGCCGCCGGACAGCTACTGGCCGCGGATCAAGGAAATCCTTGCCAAGTACGACATCCTGTTCGTCGCCGATGAAGTGATCTGTGGCTTCGGGCGCACCGGTGAGTGGTTCGGTAGCGATTTCTACGACCTCAAGCCGGACATGATGACCATCGCCAAGGGCCTGACCTCCGGCTACATCCCCATGGGTGGGCTGATCGTGCGCGACGAAGTGGTGGCGGTGCTCAACGAGGGCGGCGACTTCAACCACGGTTTCACCTATTCCGGGCACCCGGTGGCCGCTGCCGTGGCCCTGGAAAACATCCGCATCATGCGCGAAGAGAAAATTATCCAGCGCGCCCATGAAAAAGCGGCACCGTATTTGCAGAAACGTCTGCGCGAGTTGAGCGACCACCCGCTGGTGGGCGAGGTTCGCGGGGTAGGGCTGCTGGGGGCCATCGAACTGGTCAAGGACAAGGCCACCCGGGCGCGTTACGAAGGCCGAGGCGTGGGCATGATCTGCCGGCAGTTCTGCTTCGACAACGGCCTGATCATGCGCGCGGTGGGTGACACCATGATCATTGCGCCGCCCCTGGTGATCAGCGAGGCGGAGATCGACGAGCTGGTGGCCAAGGCGCGCAAGTGTCTGGACCTGACCTTGAGTGTGCTCGAGGGCTGA
- a CDS encoding glutamine synthetase family protein, with translation MSNNLDQLTDWLKDHKITEVECMIGDLTGITRGKISPTNKFIAEKGMRLPESVLLQTVTGDYVEDDIYYELLDPADIDMVCRPDQNAVYLVPWAIEPTAQVIHDTYDKQGNPIELSPRNVLKKVLKLYADHGWQPIVAPEMEFYLTKRSDDPDYPLQPPIGRSGRPETGRQSFSIEAANEFDPLFEDVYDWCELQELDLDTLIHEDGTAQMEINFRHGDALSLADQILVFKRTMREAALKHDVAATFMAKPMTGEPGSAMHLHQSIIDINTGKNVFSNEDGTMSQLFLNHIGGLQKFIPELLPLFAPNVNSFRRFLPDTSAPVNVEWGEENRTVGLRVPDAGPQNRRVENRLPGADANPYLAIAASLLCGYIGMVEGHNPSAPVVGRGYERRNLRLPLTIEDALERMENSKTIEKYLGQKFITGYVAVKRAEHENFKRVISSWEREFLLFAV, from the coding sequence ATGAGTAACAACCTCGACCAGCTCACCGATTGGTTGAAAGACCACAAGATCACAGAAGTCGAATGCATGATCGGCGATTTGACCGGGATCACCCGGGGCAAGATCTCGCCGACCAACAAGTTCATTGCCGAAAAAGGCATGCGCCTGCCCGAGAGCGTGCTGCTGCAGACCGTGACCGGCGACTATGTCGAAGACGACATCTATTACGAACTGCTGGACCCGGCCGACATCGACATGGTCTGCCGCCCGGACCAGAACGCGGTGTACCTTGTGCCCTGGGCCATCGAGCCTACTGCCCAGGTGATCCATGACACCTACGACAAGCAGGGCAACCCCATCGAGCTGTCGCCGCGCAACGTCCTGAAGAAGGTCCTGAAACTCTACGCCGACCACGGCTGGCAGCCCATCGTGGCGCCGGAGATGGAGTTCTACCTGACCAAGCGCAGCGACGACCCGGACTACCCGCTGCAGCCGCCGATCGGCCGCTCCGGCCGCCCGGAAACCGGGCGCCAGTCGTTCTCCATTGAGGCTGCGAACGAATTCGACCCGCTGTTCGAAGACGTCTACGACTGGTGCGAACTGCAGGAGCTGGACCTGGATACGCTGATCCACGAGGACGGCACGGCGCAGATGGAGATCAACTTCCGTCACGGCGATGCCCTGTCCCTGGCCGACCAGATCCTGGTGTTCAAGCGCACCATGCGCGAAGCCGCGCTCAAGCACGACGTGGCCGCCACCTTCATGGCCAAGCCCATGACCGGCGAGCCCGGCAGCGCCATGCACCTGCACCAGAGCATCATCGACATCAACACCGGCAAGAACGTCTTCTCCAATGAAGACGGGACCATGAGCCAGCTGTTCCTCAACCACATCGGTGGTTTGCAGAAGTTCATTCCCGAGCTGCTGCCGCTGTTCGCCCCCAACGTCAACTCGTTCCGTCGTTTCCTGCCCGATACCTCGGCGCCGGTGAACGTCGAGTGGGGCGAAGAGAACCGCACCGTGGGCCTGCGGGTGCCGGATGCCGGGCCACAGAACCGTCGCGTGGAAAACCGCCTGCCGGGCGCCGACGCCAACCCGTACCTGGCCATCGCCGCCAGCCTGCTGTGTGGCTACATCGGCATGGTCGAAGGCCACAACCCGAGCGCGCCCGTGGTGGGCCGTGGCTACGAGCGCCGCAACCTGCGCCTGCCACTGACCATCGAAGACGCGCTGGAGCGTATGGAAAACAGCAAGACCATCGAGAAGTACCTGGGCCAGAAGTTCATCACCGGCTATGTCGCGGTGAAGCGGGCCGAGCACGAAAACTTCAAGCGCGTGATCAGTTCGTGGGAGCGGGAGTTCCTGTTGTTCGCCGTCTGA
- a CDS encoding gamma-glutamyl-gamma-aminobutyrate hydrolase family protein: MSRLPLIGITACSRQIGLHAYHISGDEYVHAVASAAQGVPVIIPSMAQLLSPSDILDGLDGILFTGSPSNIEPFHYQGPASAPGTAHDSARDAATLPLLNAAVASGVPVLGICRGFQEMNVALGGSLHQNVQQVQPFMDHRHAEQPGQPLDAWYAPAHDLHIKAGGVLAELGLPERIQVNSIHAQGVERLAPGLRVEALAPDGLVEAVSVEASKAFALGVQWHPEWQVSCNPHYLAIFQAFGDACRKRARQRDAEASHKA; this comes from the coding sequence ATGTCTCGCCTGCCGTTAATCGGCATCACCGCCTGCTCCAGGCAGATCGGTTTGCATGCTTATCACATCAGTGGCGACGAGTATGTCCACGCAGTAGCCAGCGCAGCCCAGGGCGTGCCGGTGATTATCCCGTCCATGGCGCAACTGCTTTCCCCGTCCGATATTCTGGACGGTCTGGACGGCATTCTCTTTACCGGCTCTCCCTCCAATATCGAACCTTTCCATTACCAGGGTCCTGCCAGCGCGCCGGGCACTGCTCATGATTCTGCACGGGATGCTGCCACCCTGCCGCTGCTGAACGCCGCTGTCGCGAGTGGCGTTCCGGTGCTGGGCATCTGCCGCGGCTTCCAGGAAATGAACGTGGCCCTGGGCGGCAGCCTGCATCAGAACGTGCAGCAGGTGCAGCCTTTCATGGACCACCGGCACGCCGAACAGCCCGGCCAACCCCTGGACGCCTGGTACGCGCCCGCCCATGACCTGCATATCAAGGCAGGTGGTGTTCTGGCGGAGCTGGGCCTGCCGGAGCGGATTCAAGTCAACTCGATCCATGCCCAGGGCGTCGAGCGTCTGGCCCCGGGGCTGCGGGTCGAGGCGCTGGCTCCCGACGGGTTGGTAGAGGCGGTCTCGGTAGAAGCCAGCAAGGCTTTTGCACTAGGGGTGCAATGGCACCCCGAATGGCAGGTAAGCTGCAACCCTCACTACCTGGCCATCTTCCAGGCTTTTGGTGATGCCTGCCGCAAGCGGGCAAGACAACGCGACGCCGAAGCGTCACACAAGGCCTGA